A stretch of Plutella xylostella chromosome 10, ilPluXylo3.1, whole genome shotgun sequence DNA encodes these proteins:
- the LOC105383124 gene encoding superoxide dismutase [Cu-Zn] 2 isoform X1: protein MMMKSLIVVLAAAAVALADHEDVGKPLRAITRISSPHSELVQGNLTFTQLPDGKVRVEGVVLGMTHGLYGMHVHEKGDITGGCLSTGGHFNPEHKNHGHPNDEDRHVGDLGNLEFDENRIGRVDFVDSKICLTGPHSILGRAIVLHEKADDFGRSSHPDSKKTGNAGGRVACGVIGILDPVGGWHTGASSRPSLASIVLAPVAALLLLVH, encoded by the exons atgatgatgaagagcTTGATCGTAGTGTTGGCTGCGGCGGCAGTGGCCCTGGCTGATCATGAGGAT GTGGGCAAACCGCTGCGCGCCATCACCCGCATCTCCTCCCCTCACAGCGAGCTGGTGCAGGGCAACCTGACCTTCACTCAGCTGCCTGACGGCAAGGTCCGAGTGGAGGGCGTGGTGCTCGGCATGACCCACGGGCTCTACGGCATGCACGTGCATGAGAAGGGGGATATCACTGGAGGGTGTTTGTCCACTGGGGGTCACTTTAACCCGGAGCAT AAAAACCACGGTCACCCGAACGACGAAGACCGCCACGTGGGAGACCTAGGAAACCTGGAGTTTGACGAGAACAGGATCGGGCGTGTAGACTTCGTGGACAGCAAGATCTGCCTGACCGGGCCCCACAGCATCCTCGGACGCGCCATCGTGCTGCACGAGAAGGCAGACGACTTCGGCAGGAGCTCGCACCCTGACTCCAAGAAGACCGGCAACGCTGGAGGGAGAGTGGCTTGCGGCGTCATCGGAATCCT AGACCCAGTGGGCGGCTGGCACACGGGCGCGTCATCGCGACCCTCCCTGGCTTCTATCGTGCTAGCGCCTGTCGCCGCTCTGCTTCTACTGGTTCATTAG
- the LOC105383152 gene encoding 23 kDa integral membrane protein, which translates to MKPRSIRCMKFFLTLFNIICILCGLILMAVCAMNIRERKTRPEQSAVSRGVLSFLITLGLCLVVTAVLGCIGALREHVKILYVHACFFIFLVSVEFVVGVGGAVLSAWVGGGSELRVQFYRNATVEDDVARHHAFWENLQSENGCCGVDGPQDYAILHRDIPASCCIRAHPLREGGARRQLHATCLSEKSYYSRGCEEVLRQKKALKGNIFISTGVIFALVEILCIVLALWMARTIRSERRKLQQNLQAHFET; encoded by the exons ATGAAGCCGCGCAGCATTCGCTGCATGAAGTTCTTTCTCACACTCTTCAACATCATTTGCATC CTATGCGGCCTGATCCTCATGGCGGTCTGTGCCATGAACATCCGGGAGCGCAAGACCCGTCCGGAGCAGTCGGCGGTGTCTCGCGGGGTGCTCTCCTTCCTCATCACCCTGGGCCTGTGCCTCGTGGTCACCGCCGTGCTGGGGTGTATTGGGGCGCTGAGAGAGCATGTGAAGATACTGTATGTG CACGCATGCTTCTTCATCTTCCTGGTATCCGTGGAGTTCGTGGTGGGCGTGGGCGGCGCGGTGCTGAGCGCGTGGGTCGGCGGCGGGAGCGAGCTGCGCGTGCAGTTCTACCGCAACGCGACGGTTGAGGATGACGTGGCCCGCCATCATGCGTTCTGGGAGAATCTGCAGTCTGAG AACGGTTGCTGCGGCGTCGACGGCCCCCAAGACTACGCCATCCTGCACCGAGACATCCCCGCCTCATGCTGCATCAGGGCCCACCCGCTGCGGGAGGGGGGGGCGCGGAGGCAGCTGCACGCCACCTGCCTGTCGGAGAAGAGCTACTACTCCAGGGGCTGTGAAGAGGTGTTGAGGCAGAAGAAAGCGCTGAAGGGGAATATATTTATATCGACTGGTGTTATTTTTGCTTTGGTTGAG ATACTATGCATCGTGCTGGCGCTGTGGATGGCCCGGACCATCCGCAGCGAGCGTCGGAAGCTGCAGCAGAACCTGCAAGCTCACTTCGAGACATGA
- the LOC105383124 gene encoding superoxide dismutase [Cu-Zn] 2 isoform X2: MMMKSLIVVLAAAAVALADHEDVGKPLRAITRISSPHSELVQGNLTFTQLPDGKVRVEGVVLGMTHGLYGMHVHEKGDITGGCLSTGGHFNPEHKNHGHPNDEDRHVGDLGNLEFDENRIGRVDFVDSKICLTGPHSILGRAIVLHEKADDFGRSSHPDSKKTGNAGGRVACGVIGIL; this comes from the exons atgatgatgaagagcTTGATCGTAGTGTTGGCTGCGGCGGCAGTGGCCCTGGCTGATCATGAGGAT GTGGGCAAACCGCTGCGCGCCATCACCCGCATCTCCTCCCCTCACAGCGAGCTGGTGCAGGGCAACCTGACCTTCACTCAGCTGCCTGACGGCAAGGTCCGAGTGGAGGGCGTGGTGCTCGGCATGACCCACGGGCTCTACGGCATGCACGTGCATGAGAAGGGGGATATCACTGGAGGGTGTTTGTCCACTGGGGGTCACTTTAACCCGGAGCAT AAAAACCACGGTCACCCGAACGACGAAGACCGCCACGTGGGAGACCTAGGAAACCTGGAGTTTGACGAGAACAGGATCGGGCGTGTAGACTTCGTGGACAGCAAGATCTGCCTGACCGGGCCCCACAGCATCCTCGGACGCGCCATCGTGCTGCACGAGAAGGCAGACGACTTCGGCAGGAGCTCGCACCCTGACTCCAAGAAGACCGGCAACGCTGGAGGGAGAGTGGCTTGCGGCGTCATCGGAATCCTGTAG
- the LOC105383125 gene encoding 23 kDa integral membrane protein, translating to MKFNLVQFSRGCSKGLLMALNVICILMALSTFAFAVVDARILKQYGESQATGTFVGDLVIIAASLLLVVVACLGCVGAAREHAKMLYLYVGMLMILVVLELLIGIFVSVQRYGLEFRVTDWIRDDFFRNVTADDEAEHRRLWDDLETTYECCGLNGPEDYRALLQPISTACCPRAHRARSELARQRLYQICIETVGYNSGGCEEEILYALREGGECLLGVAVMAFWFEAGGMLLAMWMANNLKNEVKIYKSTVKY from the exons ATGAAGTTTAATCTCGTCCAATTCAGCAGAGGGTGTTCGAAGGGGCTACTTATGGCCTTAAATGTTATTTgcatt CTGATGGCACTAAGCACGTTCGCATTTGCCGTGGTGGACGCGAGGATCCTGAAGCAGTACGGAGAGAGCCAGGCCACGGGCACCTTCGTGGGTGACCTGGTCATCATCGCAGCCAGTCTACTGCTGGTCGTGGTGGCCTGCCTCGGCTGCGTGGGTGCTGCCAGGGAACACGCCAAGATGCTTTACTTG TACGTGGGCATGCTGATGATCCTGGTGGTGCTGGAGCTGCTGATCGGCATCTTCGTGTCGGTGCAGCGCTACGGGCTGGAGTTCCGCGTCACCGACTGGATCCGGGACGACTTCTTCCGCAACGTCacggctgatgatgaagccGAGCACCGCCGGCTGTGGGACGATTTGGAGACCACG TACGAGTGCTGCGGGCTGAACGGGCCGGAGGACTACCGCGCGCTGCTGCAGCCCATCAGCACGGCGTGCTGCCCGCGAGCCCACCGCGCCCGGAGCGAGCTGGCGCGCCAGCGCTTGTACCAGATCTGCATTGA GACTGTGGGCTACAACTCGGGCGGCTGCGAGGAGGAGATCCTGTACGCACTGCGCGAGGGCGGCGAGTGTCTGCTCGGCGTCGCCGTCATGGCCTTCTGGTTCGAG gCGGGCGGGATGCTGCTAGCGATGTGGATGGCGAACAATCTGAAGAATGAAGTGAAAATTTACAAGAGCACTGTTAAATATTAA
- the LOC105383122 gene encoding superoxide dismutase [Cu-Zn] encodes MNLRLHVFSCQLLWLVATLSGKSLQGVPGYGRNLVIKTLPAIEDYQSNVYEVFMEPYLYPLGQPIYPERAEKQIDITGVPRLHPGLQAVVYLKADEESGVSGELVFTQVVPNGPVTIEGNVTGLSAGLHGIHVHQTGAIKDNCKDIGPHFIAYYGRHGGPRDHIRHVGDLGNIKAEEGPVNVKIIDHLISLSGPRSILGRSLAISKAEDDYGRSSTEDSALTGTSGPAVACGVIGYLN; translated from the exons ATGAATCTTCGATTGCACGTGTTTTCCTGCCAGCTTCTGTGGCTTGTGGCTACATTGTCTGGGAAGAGCCTGCAAGGAGTCCCGGGGTACGGGAGGAACCTGGTCATCAAGACTCTACCGGCCATCGAAGATTACCAAAGCAATGTTTACGAAGTGTTTATGGAGccttatttatat CCTCTCGGCCAGCCTATCTACCCAGAGAGAGCAGAAAAGCAGATCGACATAACAGGA GTGCCGCGCCTGCACCCGGGGCTCCAGGCCGTGGTGTACCTGAAGGCTGACGAGGAGTCCGGCGTGAGCGGCGAGCTGGTGTTCACGCAGGTCGTGCCTAATGGACCGGTCACCATCGAGGGGAACGTCACCGGGCTGAGTGCTG GTCTTCACGGGATCCACGTCCACCAGACTGGCGCCATCAAGGACAACTGCAAGGACATAGGACCACATTTCATCGCTTACTAT GGTCGTCACGGCGGGCCCAGGGACCACATCCGTCACGTCGGAGACCTCGGCAACATCAAGGCGGAAGAAGGACCGGTCAACGTGAAGATCATCGACCACCTGATCTCCCTATCTGGTCCCAGGTCCATCCTCGGCAGGTCCCTGGCTATCTCGAAGGCGGAGGATGACTACGGCAGGTCCAGTACTGAGGACAGTGCTTTGACCGGCACCTCTGGACCGGCGGTCGCGTGCGGGGTTATTGGatatttgaattga
- the LOC105383123 gene encoding uncharacterized protein LOC105383123 encodes MNRDFVYHYPREETSWSRVGSTLNRWLWGALCCGVPGIPCYFCTCCDKVDESAERERPRVNQSTGTAERLARPHRPNAPGGRKSTPEMLSAVRCALSQLQGEPAPPPPPADPQTGDGHKQEPG; translated from the exons ATGAATCGTGACTTCGTGTACCACTACCCTCGCGAGGAGACTAGCTGGTCTCGGGTGGGGAGCACATTGAACCGATGGCTGTGGGGTGCCCTGTGCTGCGGGGTGCCCGGGATCCCGTGCTACTTCTGCACGTGCTGTGACAAGGTGGACGAGAGCGCGGAGCGGGAGCGGCCGAGGGTCAATC AATCAACTGGCACGGCGGAGCGGCTGGCGCGGCCGCACCGCCCCAACGCACCCGGGGGCCGCAAGTCCACCCCCGAGATGCTCAGCGCGGTTCGCTGCGCCCTATCCCAGCTGCAGGGGGAGCCCGCGCCCCCGCCACCCCCCGCCGACCCCCAGACCGGGGACGGACACAAGCAGGAGCCAGGGTAG